In Kryptolebias marmoratus isolate JLee-2015 linkage group LG22, ASM164957v2, whole genome shotgun sequence, the sequence NNNNNNNNNNNNNNNNNNNNNNNNNNNNNNNNNNNNNNNNNNNNNNNNNNNNNNNNNNNNNNNNNNNNNNNNNNNNNNNNNNNNNNNNNNNNNNNNNNNNNNNNNNNNNNNNNNNNNNNNNNNNNNNNNNNNNNNNNNNNNNNNNNNNNNNNNNNNNNNNNNNNNNNNNNNNNNNNNNNNNNNNNNNNNNNNNNNNNNNNNNNNNNNNNNNNNNNNNNNNNNNNNNNNNNNNNNNNNNNNNNNNNNNNNNNNNNNNNNNNNNNNNNNNNNNNNNNNNNNNNNNNNNNNNNNNNNNNNNNNNNNNNNNNNNNNNNNNNNNNNNNNNNNNNNNNNNNNNNNNNNNNNNNNNNNNNNNNNNNNNNNNNNNNNNNNNNNNNNNNNNNNNNNNNNNNNNNNNNNNNNNNNNNNNNNNNNNNNNNNNNNNNNNNNNNNNNNNNNNNNNNNNNNNNNNNNNNNNNNNNNNNNNNNNNNNNNNNNNNNNNNNNNNNNNNNNNNNNNNNNNNNNNNNNNNNNNNNNNNNNNNNNNNNNNNNNNNNNNNNNNNNNNNNNNNNNNNNNNNNNNNNNNNNNNNNNNNNNNNNNNNNNNNNNNNNNNNNNNNNNNNNNNNNNNNNNNNNNNNNNNNNNNNNNNNNNNNNNNNNNNNNNNNNNNNNNNNNNNNNNNNNNNNNNNNNNNNNNNNNNNNNNNNNNNNNNNNNNNNNNNNNNNNNNNNNNNNNNNNNNNNNNNNNNNNNNNNNNNNNNNNNNNNNNNNNNNNNNNNNNNNNNNNNNNNNNNNNNNNNNNNNNNNNNNNNNNNNNNNNNNNNNNNNNNNNNNNNNNNNNNNNNNNNNNNNNNNNNNNNNNNNNNNNNNNNNNNNNNNNNNNNNNNNNNNNNNNNNNNNNNNNNNNNNNNNNNNNNNNNNNNNNNNNNNNNNNNNNNNNNNNNNNNNNNNNNNNNNNNNNNNNNNNNNNNNNNNNNNNNNNNNNNNNNNNNNNNNcgccttgggattcccccggaggagctggcccaagtggctggggagagggaagtctgggtctccctgcttagactgctgcccccgcgacctgaccccggataagcggaagagaatggatggatggatggacaacaagtttagattttaaaactgaattccAATTTGTGAGCCTAGTTACAGTAATTTAACACCAAATAGAGCTCAAACAGTTGTGATCAGAAGTGTACATACATCCCCAAAGGCATTAAAGTCACATTAATTTAAGgtttttgatgatttatttgACTTGTCTTTTGTCCAgggtggaaaaaataaataaaatacaacttcaatggtttttaaaaccaagaattgggtgcacaagtttggATTTATTGTGGCATTTCTCTCAAAGGTCTAAGTCTACATACAGACTCAAatatacatacaaatacacaaatttaTAGAAATAATAACTGGCACTGAAGTTTATGAATAAGTGGTCCTTAACGGcgactgtcctgcatgttttagatgtttctctgctttgacacacctaaATTTGAATGAAGGAgagattaacaggcttctgcataACTTGAAGACCTgaaaaagagcagagaaacaattaaaacatgcaggaaagtttccctccaggaccaggactgggcacCTCTATTCAAGGTGTCTTTTAACTGATAACTTCTTGTCAGTGATCATGGTTGTGTgtgaacctgtttttttttttttttttttaactttttttgatcTTCACTGTTCTACACACCTACCTTGTGGGGACCAGTAGTCCTTTTGGAGAGCAAAGCCCAGTCCTAATATTTTTGGGTTAGGGTTTAGATTTAGTGCTAAGGTGTAAACTGAGTTTAGGTTTTGGTTCGGAaagtactggtaatggttaggttcAGAATGAGGGTCAGAGTTTGGCTCCAAAACTGAATGGAAGGCAATGTAATGTTCTACGAAGGAAGGACTTTGGGACAACAAGGAGTTGTTTGTAaatggaatatatatatatatatatatatatatatatatatatatatatatatataggtccAACACTCAGGCTTAAACTAAAagctgctggaacaccagtgtcccTGAACGCAGTGAAGAGTTCATGGCGGACCGACCAAGAAAAAAAGCTCCTGCTCCAAAAGCGACACCTTCAATCTCGACTGAAATTAGCAGCTTTCCACACAGACAAACCTTCTCAAAGCTTTAACCTCAACTCTGTTTATAGCATTCTTTCAGTTCACTGTTTCTGAAAAGTTGCACTTCCTACTCTGACCAAAATCAAATCACTGCACACACATGAACTGAGGGAAGATCTGATTATGTCTTGGGCAGCGGTGGACAGtggacatttacttgattactgtacttaagtacattttttgagaatctttactttacttgagtaattttttttttttttNNNNNNNNNNNNNNNNNNNNNNNNNNNNNNNNNNNNNNNNNNNNNNNNNNNNNNNNNNNNNNNNNNNNNNNNNNNNNNNNNNNNNNNNNNNNNNNNNNNNNNNNNNNNNNNNNNNNNNNNNNNNNNNNNNNNNNNNNNNNNNNNNNNNNNNNNNNNNNNNNNNNNNNNNNNNNNNNNNNNNNNNNNNNNNNNNNNNNNNNNNNNNNNNNNNNNNNNNNNNNNNNNNNNNNNNNNNNNNNNNNNNNNNNNNNNNNNNNNNNNNNNNNNNNNNNNNNNTGATATGATGAAtatgagattttcatttgttgtcatttgtaatcatcaaaattaaacgaaataaacatttgaaatatatgagtttgtatgtaatgtatgaatataatatacaagtttcactttttaaatggaattactgaaatcaatctactttatcatgatattctaattttatgaccagcacctgtagttgaGTACTTCGTCCACCACTGGTCTTGGGACATCAAACCAACTTCAGCTGTCATGGCAATCATCTCTCCTGGCTGGTGTTTGCAGACAGTAGGTGGTGCTGTTGTTTTACATGCAGATGTTTTCAGGCTTGAACTCTTATTCAACATGAGAAATTTGGTTCAGAATGGACAGTTTGGGCCTGTGACGCACTTTAACAGAACATCAACATGTTGGACTATGGTTCCACCTATCTGCAGATCAGAGAGCTGTCCATCAACAGAGACAGTCTGGGTTTATTGTAAGATAACTAGTCATCCACTGTATGTGtaaaaaacagtgtttctgCTTTGTTGTTTCCTTATTTGGTGTGAATGGTTGGGCAGAGAgagcatgtgagtgtgtgtttgaaataCTTTATCTTTACTTTATCTATACAAACCTAAAGTAGACAAATGAACTCACCTTTCCaagataaaaatgcaaataactAATCAGTCAAAAGATAAAACCCCCAGTATGGTTTTTACTGGAAAATTTAGGTAGTCACACAGTTTAAAACCGAAACACAAGATACGAGTAACCATTATATggttaaaatgtataaataaataaaaggtgtgTCCTTTATGTGCTGCAGGACTGGATGTGCACCCACCACATGCAGAGGAGCAGGTTCTACAGGATTCTGCTGGTTTCCACACAGAACCACAGCTGAGTTCCATTTGAGGCCATAATCCCCATTATCCTCAGCTTTTACATCAGGTACGTTAAACTCACTCAACCCTTAAAACCAGCAGATCGATGCTGTTTAACATTTACTGTAGTTTGTGTCTGAGCTTATTGAGaaaaatcatttctgtttctgcttcacaTTTCATTTATAAGTATAAGAATAAATGCACAGtctgttaataaaatgtgtttgttactGAGCAGCTTCCTGGTAGGAAGAATTATTTCTAATAAGTATAGTTTTTGTGAATCTATTCAAAAAGTGTTaaacttgaaaaaaagaaaaaaaatcatttgcgTTATTGATGTCTTTATTAATAATGGTGAAAGTACATGTTACGGCCCTGGGCCTTGTTGGGCTTGGGTTGCagggtttgtctgttttttgtgctCCTCCCCTTTACAGGTGCTGCTGATTCAATCATTTGGTGCAGAGTACTTTAACCTGGCTGTCTCCGTCTGCTGGGTCGCTGGTTGCCCTCAGCGTCCACTCTGCCGCTGGGATGTTTGGTGGCCAGGCCTCAGTTCccctcagttgtttttgttcataaatatttatttatatgcacTTTAACCACGGCGTGGTTTCACGTTTTTGTTACGGCCCTGAGCCAGTCGTAACatacagttttcttttagaaGTTTTGGTTAACATTTTGTATTACTTCCTACTGTATGTTGGACTTTAACAATGCAatgatcaaacaaaacacaaataattacttaaaagtgttttctttaaatttggagttggaaaataagcattttaaaacatcctTTTGTAGTTAATGTAAAGAAAAGTACATTTCACTCAGAGTGACGGTTATTCTGCAGACGATGCCGATCTCATGCAGTTCTTCTAGTGGCAGGTGTTCTCCAGCAGCTGGTTATCTTTTAGCCACGGGCGGCTCCACACAACAAACTCGCAGATGTagaactgaaacagaaatttaAGAATATACATAATATTAATGGGattatttcttcaaacatgACAACTTCATACTGTTCAACTCTGAAGTTTCAGCCCTCGTTCTACTATCTTgtgataaagaaacaaaattaataaatcaataaattaggAGTTTTTCCTCTTAAAGTTGAGCTTCCTATCATTGTTGCTCATGTctctgttcatttgtctgtcatgaTATCAAAGTATCTtctttaatataataaaataattacctTCCCTGGGTTTGCTTGGAAAGGACAGTGTGGATTTGGGAAGTTCCTTTTGCAGGTGGTCTTTCCCATTTTTACCGTTATGAAGTACAGGACACCTTCAACCACCTTTACAGGAACATGGAgatagattattttaaataactgtttaaaatacacaaacagtgAGAAGTTGAAAAGTTACCGACCTGCGACTGAGCCTTGACCACTTCCATGTTCTTGAAGTAGAAAAAGTCGTTGGACTTTCTATTGTACTCGGCAACTGCGAACTTTAAAGCATCTTGAAGACCTTCGTCATTAACATCAA encodes:
- the LOC108234053 gene encoding cystatin-like, with product MWKTIFPIFAALLVVRLSALPGGTTDIDVNDEGLQDALKFAVAEYNRKSNDFFYFKNMEVVKAQSQVVEGVLYFITVKMGKTTCKRNFPNPHCPFQANPGKFYICEFVVWSRPWLKDNQLLENTCH